A genomic stretch from Arthrobacter sp. KBS0702 includes:
- a CDS encoding ammonium transporter encodes MELTAGLVWLLVASALVLFMTPGLAFFYGGMTRAKSALNMMMMSFVAIGTVGIMWVLWGASMATSNEDNFFQIFANPFSHFGLHNFTDPADLLKVGYAATFAIITVALISGAVADRAKFSAWVIFTPIWATLVYAPLAFMVWGGGLFSKDGWFGQTFAPVIDFAGGTVVHINAGIAGLILVLVIGNRRGFGKDPNHRPHNIPFVMLGAAILWFGWFGFNAGAAATVEQAGLIWINTLAAPAAAMLGWLAVERFRDGHPTSLGAASGVVAGLVAITPACANVSPLGAIALGAVAGVASALAVGLKFKFGYDDSLDVVGVHLVSGVVGTVAIGFLATPSQGPAGLFYGGGSTQLVAQVLAAVFSIIFTAVMTFIIAFPIHKLMGFRVSQEQEVVGVDLSLHAETAYEFGLSGRGGSFQPLHELITGKQLGETVQVPAGDAVSVPTHGKKTAAGKESVEA; translated from the coding sequence ATGGAACTCACCGCGGGTCTCGTTTGGCTCCTGGTCGCATCAGCCCTCGTGCTGTTCATGACCCCGGGCCTGGCATTTTTCTATGGCGGCATGACGCGCGCCAAGTCAGCCTTGAACATGATGATGATGAGCTTCGTCGCCATCGGCACCGTGGGCATCATGTGGGTCCTGTGGGGCGCGTCCATGGCCACCAGCAACGAAGACAACTTCTTCCAGATCTTCGCGAACCCGTTCAGCCACTTCGGGCTGCACAACTTCACTGACCCGGCGGACCTGCTCAAGGTCGGTTACGCCGCCACCTTCGCCATCATCACCGTCGCCCTCATCTCCGGCGCCGTGGCGGACCGCGCCAAGTTCTCCGCGTGGGTCATCTTCACGCCGATCTGGGCCACCCTCGTCTACGCACCCTTGGCCTTCATGGTCTGGGGCGGCGGCCTGTTCTCCAAGGACGGCTGGTTCGGCCAGACGTTCGCCCCGGTGATCGACTTCGCCGGCGGCACCGTGGTCCACATCAACGCCGGCATCGCCGGCCTCATCCTGGTCCTGGTGATCGGCAACCGCAGGGGCTTCGGCAAGGACCCGAACCACCGCCCGCACAACATCCCGTTCGTCATGCTCGGTGCCGCCATCCTGTGGTTCGGCTGGTTCGGCTTCAACGCCGGTGCCGCCGCAACCGTGGAGCAGGCGGGCCTCATCTGGATCAACACCCTTGCCGCCCCCGCCGCGGCGATGCTCGGCTGGCTCGCGGTGGAGCGCTTCCGTGACGGCCACCCGACCTCCCTCGGTGCAGCCTCCGGCGTGGTGGCCGGCCTGGTCGCCATCACCCCGGCCTGCGCCAACGTCTCCCCGCTGGGCGCCATCGCCCTCGGCGCCGTCGCCGGTGTCGCCTCGGCCCTCGCCGTCGGCTTGAAGTTCAAGTTCGGTTACGACGACTCGCTCGACGTCGTCGGCGTTCACCTGGTCTCCGGTGTCGTCGGCACCGTGGCCATCGGGTTCCTGGCCACCCCGTCCCAGGGTCCCGCCGGCCTGTTCTACGGCGGCGGCAGCACCCAGCTCGTCGCCCAGGTCCTCGCCGCGGTCTTCTCCATCATTTTCACCGCGGTCATGACCTTCATCATCGCCTTCCCAATCCACAAGCTGATGGGCTTCCGGGTCTCCCAGGAGCAGGAAGTGGTGGGCGTGGACCTCAGCCTGCACGCCGAAACCGCCTACGAGTTCGGCCTCAGCGGCCGGGGCGGAAGCTTCCAGCCGTTGCACGAACTGATCACCGGCAAGCAGTTGGGCGAAACCGTGCAGGTTCCCGCCGGGGACGCCGTGAGCGTCCCGACACACGGTAAGAAGACCGCAGCAGGCAAAGAAAGCGTGGAAGCATGA
- the ftsY gene encoding signal recognition particle-docking protein FtsY → MNDILPIILPILVALVVLGALIPVLLKTRKNITNYPSQRDANDPVQGSGGGTLLEDRPAPPRGRTPSETGELEGLETVEVPDNVAGLETVPVETPLPVAGRLTRLRERLVKSNNIFGKGLLTLLSADKIDENVWDEVEETLLLADLGTEPTMQLVDALRERVKVLGTRSPEQVKELLREELIKLVDPGMDRSLNVERHADKPAVMMVVGVNGVGKTTTVGKLARVLVAEDKDVLLGAADTFRAAAAEQLATWGQRVGVPTVKSDVDGADPASVAYEAVKAGIDQEVDVVMIDTAGRLQNKVGLMDELGKVKRVIEKLAEVDEVLLVLDATTGQNGLNQARVFAEVVNITGIVLTKLDGTAKGGIVVAIQKSLGVPVKLVGLGEGADDLAPFDPESFVDALLN, encoded by the coding sequence GTGAACGACATCCTCCCCATCATCCTGCCCATCCTCGTTGCCCTGGTGGTCCTCGGTGCGCTGATTCCGGTGCTCCTGAAGACCCGGAAGAACATCACCAACTACCCCTCGCAGCGCGACGCGAACGACCCCGTGCAGGGTTCCGGCGGGGGCACGCTGCTGGAGGACCGCCCGGCGCCGCCCCGCGGGCGCACGCCCTCGGAAACCGGTGAGCTCGAAGGGCTCGAAACCGTCGAGGTGCCGGACAACGTCGCCGGCCTCGAGACCGTTCCGGTCGAGACCCCGCTGCCGGTGGCGGGCCGCCTGACCCGGCTGCGCGAGCGCCTGGTCAAATCCAACAACATCTTTGGCAAGGGCCTGCTCACCCTGCTCTCGGCGGACAAGATCGACGAGAACGTCTGGGACGAAGTCGAGGAGACCCTGCTGCTGGCTGACCTCGGCACCGAGCCAACAATGCAGCTCGTGGACGCCCTCCGGGAGCGCGTGAAGGTGCTCGGCACCCGTTCGCCCGAGCAGGTCAAGGAGCTGCTGCGCGAGGAACTGATCAAGCTTGTGGATCCCGGCATGGACCGGAGCCTGAATGTCGAGCGGCACGCGGACAAGCCAGCGGTGATGATGGTCGTGGGTGTCAACGGCGTCGGCAAGACCACCACGGTGGGCAAACTTGCCCGTGTGCTTGTCGCCGAGGACAAGGACGTGCTGCTGGGCGCCGCGGACACTTTCCGCGCCGCCGCAGCCGAACAGCTTGCCACCTGGGGCCAGCGCGTCGGCGTGCCCACGGTCAAGTCCGACGTCGACGGGGCGGACCCGGCGTCCGTCGCCTATGAGGCGGTCAAGGCCGGCATCGACCAGGAAGTCGACGTCGTGATGATCGACACCGCCGGCCGGCTGCAGAACAAGGTCGGCCTGATGGACGAGCTCGGCAAGGTCAAGCGCGTCATCGAAAAGCTCGCCGAGGTGGACGAGGTGCTGCTGGTCCTGGACGCGACCACCGGTCAGAACGGCCTGAACCAGGCCCGCGTCTTCGCCGAGGTCGTCAACATCACCGGCATCGTGCTGACCAAGCTGGACGGCACCGCCAAGGGCGGCATCGTCGTCGCGATCCAGAAGTCGCTCGGCGTCCCTGTCAAGCTGGTCGGGCTCGGTGAAGGGGCAGACGACCTGGCGCCCTTCGACCCGGAGAGCTTCGTGGACGCGCTGCTGAACTAG
- a CDS encoding MFS transporter — protein MSKTTRSVAGTRRPAWLRQPAGPRLPRDIKVMLVAAFLIALGFGLVAPVLPQFATTFDVGATAAAVIVSIFAFMRLVFAPAGGALIVRLGERPVYVAGLLIVAASTAACAFAQDYWQLLVFRGLGGAGSVMFTVASMALVVRLAPPESRGRVSGAYASAFLIGNVCGPIVGGLLASFGLRVPFLAYAAALVLAAAVVQTQLSHVPAGSRDAGAAAPPMLLRDALRDSAYRAGLASSFANGWATFGVRMATVPLFAVAALGAGSSSAGWALAVFAAGNAIALTFSGRLADSAGRKPMMLAGLLVTGLATASIGLTHDLPLFLLASTIAGIGSGLLGPAQQAAIADVVGNERSGGKVLAVFQMTQDSGAIVGPVIAGLLADRLGYGWAFGVTGGVLLAAAVGWLLARETFRVKPGPV, from the coding sequence ATGAGCAAAACAACCCGTTCCGTCGCCGGAACCCGGCGCCCGGCCTGGCTCCGGCAACCCGCCGGCCCCCGCCTGCCCCGGGACATCAAGGTGATGTTGGTCGCGGCCTTCCTCATTGCGCTGGGCTTCGGCCTCGTAGCGCCGGTACTCCCGCAGTTCGCCACCACGTTCGACGTCGGGGCGACAGCGGCGGCGGTGATTGTCAGCATCTTCGCGTTCATGCGGCTTGTGTTCGCACCCGCCGGCGGCGCGCTGATCGTGCGGCTGGGCGAACGCCCGGTGTACGTGGCCGGGCTGCTGATCGTGGCGGCGTCCACGGCCGCCTGTGCCTTCGCCCAGGACTACTGGCAGCTGCTGGTGTTCCGCGGCCTCGGCGGCGCCGGTTCGGTGATGTTCACAGTGGCGTCGATGGCCCTCGTGGTGCGGCTGGCGCCGCCGGAGAGCCGCGGACGGGTCTCCGGCGCGTACGCCTCGGCCTTCCTGATCGGCAATGTGTGCGGGCCGATCGTGGGCGGCCTGCTGGCCAGCTTCGGCCTCCGGGTGCCGTTCCTGGCGTACGCGGCCGCGCTGGTGCTGGCCGCCGCCGTCGTGCAGACCCAGCTCAGCCACGTCCCGGCGGGCTCGCGCGACGCGGGTGCCGCCGCCCCGCCGATGCTGCTCCGTGACGCGCTGCGGGACAGCGCGTACCGGGCCGGCCTGGCGTCCAGCTTTGCCAACGGCTGGGCCACCTTCGGTGTCCGGATGGCCACGGTGCCGCTCTTTGCCGTCGCCGCGCTGGGCGCCGGTTCCTCCTCCGCCGGCTGGGCGCTGGCGGTCTTCGCGGCCGGCAACGCCATCGCACTGACGTTCTCCGGGCGGCTGGCCGACAGCGCGGGCCGCAAGCCGATGATGCTGGCCGGACTGCTCGTCACCGGCCTCGCCACCGCCTCCATCGGCCTGACCCACGACCTGCCCCTGTTCCTGCTCGCCTCGACCATCGCGGGCATCGGGTCCGGCCTGCTCGGGCCCGCCCAGCAGGCGGCCATCGCCGACGTCGTGGGCAACGAACGCTCCGGCGGCAAGGTGCTGGCCGTGTTCCAGATGACCCAGGACAGTGGCGCGATCGTGGGCCCGGTCATCGCGGGGCTGCTGGCGGACCGGCTGGGCTACGGCTGGGCGTTTGGCGTCACCGGCGGGGTACTCCTCGCCGCGGCCGTCGGTTGGCTGCTGGCCCGGGAGACCTTCCGGGTTAAGCCGGGACCGGTCTAG
- a CDS encoding glucose-6-phosphate dehydrogenase translates to MTSQTTVKTLLILGASGDLTGRLLLPGLARLVARGHTPGLTLVGAGSDDWTPEQWLERLETSFADANSQANSAGKRELKRIRENTSYHRLDVTAEGQLAGLLATLEGPVAVYFALPPRISQLACEALTPEQVPAGTRLVMEKPFGSSEESARDLNRTLAALVPEDHIHRVDHFLGKATVLNILGLRFANTFLEPVWNRQHIEKVEIIFDEDLALEGRARYYDGAGALRDMIQSHLLQIMALMAIEPPASVDERDLRDAVATLLRASSIKAPYAKNTRRARYTAGSIDGRKVPDYAKEEGVDASRNTETLAEVQVDIENWRWQGVPFILRSGKALGAMRKEAVVTFRPVPHLPKGFTGVDSPNQLRIGFGPDTLQFDVDVNGPGNILSLDRATLKAELSASELLPYGEVLEGVLSGDPLLSVRGDTAEDCWRIVEPVLKAWARDSVPLEEYAAGSPGPEGWPA, encoded by the coding sequence GTGACCAGTCAAACAACGGTAAAGACCCTGCTCATCCTCGGCGCGTCCGGCGACCTGACCGGCAGGCTGCTGCTGCCCGGGCTGGCCCGGCTGGTGGCGCGCGGCCACACGCCCGGGCTCACCCTGGTGGGTGCCGGCTCGGACGACTGGACCCCGGAGCAGTGGCTGGAACGGCTGGAAACCTCCTTCGCCGACGCCAATTCGCAGGCCAACTCCGCCGGCAAGCGGGAGCTGAAGCGGATCCGCGAGAACACCAGCTACCACCGGCTGGACGTCACAGCCGAAGGCCAGCTCGCCGGGCTGCTGGCCACTCTGGAGGGTCCCGTGGCCGTGTACTTCGCGTTGCCGCCCCGGATCAGTCAGCTGGCCTGCGAGGCCCTGACTCCGGAGCAGGTGCCTGCCGGGACCCGGTTGGTGATGGAAAAACCCTTCGGCTCCAGCGAGGAGTCCGCACGGGACCTGAACAGGACACTCGCCGCACTGGTCCCGGAGGACCACATCCACCGGGTGGACCACTTCCTGGGCAAGGCCACGGTGCTGAACATCCTGGGCCTGCGTTTCGCGAACACGTTCCTGGAGCCGGTGTGGAACCGGCAGCATATCGAGAAGGTGGAGATCATCTTCGACGAAGACCTGGCGCTGGAGGGCCGGGCCCGCTACTACGACGGCGCCGGCGCCCTGCGCGACATGATCCAGAGCCACCTGCTGCAGATCATGGCCCTGATGGCGATCGAACCGCCCGCCTCGGTGGACGAGCGGGACCTCCGGGACGCCGTCGCCACGCTGCTGCGTGCCAGCAGCATTAAGGCCCCGTATGCCAAGAACACGCGCCGGGCACGGTACACCGCCGGCTCCATCGACGGCCGCAAGGTGCCCGACTACGCCAAGGAAGAGGGCGTGGACGCGTCCCGGAACACCGAGACCCTCGCCGAGGTGCAGGTGGACATCGAGAACTGGCGCTGGCAGGGTGTGCCGTTCATCCTCCGCTCGGGCAAGGCCCTGGGCGCCATGCGCAAGGAGGCCGTGGTGACCTTCCGGCCGGTGCCGCACCTGCCCAAGGGCTTCACCGGCGTGGACTCCCCCAACCAGCTGCGGATCGGCTTTGGCCCGGACACGCTGCAGTTCGACGTCGATGTCAACGGCCCCGGCAACATCCTGAGCCTGGACCGGGCCACGCTCAAGGCCGAACTCAGCGCTTCAGAGTTGCTGCCCTACGGTGAAGTCCTCGAAGGGGTGCTGAGCGGCGACCCGCTGCTGTCCGTGCGCGGCGACACCGCCGAAGACTGCTGGCGTATCGTCGAGCCCGTGCTGAAGGCCTGGGCCCGGGACAGCGTGCCGCTGGAGGAATACGCCGCCGGCTCGCCCGGGCCGGAGGGCTGGCCGGCATAG
- the ffh gene encoding signal recognition particle protein: protein MFNSLSDRLTATFKNLRGKGRLTEADVDATVREIRRALLDADVAVPVVREFTARVRERALGAEVSGALNPSQQIVKIVNEELVEILGGETRRIRLAKTGPTIIMLAGLQGAGKTTLAGKLSRYLKAQGHSPMLVACDLQRPNAVTQLQVVGQRAGVPVFAPHPGATSTELDHPAGDPVAVARAGVEEAKRTLHDVVIVDTAGRLGVDAEMMDQARQIRRAIVPNEVLFVIDSMIGQDAVNTAMAFDEGVNFTGIVLSKLDGDARGGAALSVASVTGKPVMFASTGEGLDDFELFHPDRMASRILDMGDVLTLIEQAEKSWDKDEAARMAKKFADQEDFTLEDFLAQMQQIRNMGSMKKMLMMMPGAQNIRQQLEQFDEREIDRVEAIVRSMTPHERVAPKIINGSRRARIARGSGVHVSEVNGLLERFAQAQKMMKKMAAGGGMPGMPGMPGMGGGGARKGAKSAPKKKARSGNPAKAAQELKDAEARRAAGAKAVPTGAAFGQPGGEFDPSQLNLPKGFDKFLGGSK, encoded by the coding sequence GTGTTCAATTCACTCTCTGACCGGTTGACAGCAACCTTCAAGAACCTCCGTGGCAAGGGCCGCCTCACCGAGGCGGACGTTGACGCCACGGTCCGCGAGATCCGGCGTGCCCTGCTGGACGCCGACGTTGCCGTCCCGGTGGTCCGGGAGTTCACCGCCCGCGTACGCGAGCGTGCCCTCGGCGCCGAGGTCTCCGGCGCGCTGAACCCGAGCCAGCAGATCGTGAAGATCGTCAACGAGGAACTCGTCGAGATCCTCGGCGGCGAAACCCGCCGCATCCGGCTGGCCAAGACCGGGCCCACCATCATCATGCTCGCCGGCCTCCAGGGCGCCGGCAAGACCACCCTCGCCGGCAAGCTATCCCGCTACCTCAAGGCGCAGGGCCACAGCCCCATGCTGGTGGCCTGCGACCTGCAGCGCCCCAACGCCGTGACGCAGCTGCAGGTCGTCGGCCAGCGCGCCGGCGTCCCCGTCTTCGCCCCGCACCCGGGTGCCACCTCCACCGAGCTGGACCACCCGGCCGGGGACCCGGTCGCCGTCGCCCGCGCCGGCGTCGAGGAAGCCAAGCGCACCCTGCACGACGTCGTAATCGTGGACACCGCCGGCCGCCTCGGCGTCGACGCGGAAATGATGGACCAGGCCCGCCAGATCCGCCGGGCCATCGTCCCCAACGAAGTCCTCTTCGTGATCGACTCGATGATCGGCCAGGATGCCGTCAACACGGCAATGGCCTTCGACGAGGGCGTCAACTTCACTGGCATCGTGCTTTCCAAGCTCGACGGCGACGCCCGCGGCGGTGCCGCGCTTTCCGTCGCGTCGGTCACCGGCAAGCCCGTCATGTTCGCGTCCACCGGCGAAGGCCTGGACGACTTCGAACTGTTCCACCCGGACCGGATGGCCTCGCGCATCCTCGACATGGGCGACGTGCTCACCCTGATCGAACAGGCCGAAAAGTCCTGGGACAAGGACGAAGCCGCCCGGATGGCGAAGAAATTCGCCGACCAGGAAGACTTCACCCTCGAGGACTTCCTCGCCCAGATGCAGCAGATCCGCAACATGGGCTCAATGAAGAAAATGCTCATGATGATGCCCGGCGCGCAGAATATCCGCCAGCAGCTGGAGCAGTTCGACGAGCGCGAGATCGACCGCGTCGAGGCGATCGTCCGGTCCATGACCCCGCACGAGCGCGTGGCCCCGAAGATCATCAACGGTTCCCGCAGGGCCCGCATCGCCCGCGGTTCCGGCGTGCACGTCTCCGAGGTCAACGGACTGCTGGAACGTTTTGCGCAGGCACAGAAGATGATGAAGAAGATGGCTGCCGGCGGTGGTATGCCCGGAATGCCGGGGATGCCCGGAATGGGTGGCGGCGGAGCCCGCAAGGGTGCCAAGAGCGCGCCGAAGAAGAAGGCCCGCTCCGGCAACCCTGCCAAGGCCGCACAGGAACTCAAGGACGCGGAGGCACGGCGTGCCGCCGGAGCCAAGGCCGTGCCCACCGGCGCAGCCTTCGGCCAGCCGGGCGGCGAGTTCGACCCGTCCCAGTTGAACCTGCCCAAGGGCTTCGACAAGTTCCTCGGCGGCAGCAAGTAG
- a CDS encoding P-II family nitrogen regulator — protein MKLITAIVRPEKLDAIREGLEAYGVQGLTVSAASGYGRQRGYTEVYRGAEYNVDLLPKIRVEVLATDEQADDILDVIIASSNTGRAGDGKVWTMDVFEAVRVRTGERGAAAI, from the coding sequence ATGAAACTGATCACGGCCATCGTCCGTCCGGAAAAACTCGACGCCATCCGCGAAGGCCTGGAAGCCTACGGGGTGCAGGGCCTGACGGTCAGCGCAGCGAGCGGCTACGGCCGGCAGCGCGGCTACACCGAGGTGTACCGCGGCGCCGAGTACAACGTGGACCTGCTGCCCAAGATCCGGGTCGAGGTGCTCGCCACCGACGAACAGGCGGACGACATCCTGGATGTCATCATCGCCAGCTCGAACACCGGCCGGGCCGGTGACGGAAAGGTCTGGACGATGGATGTGTTCGAGGCCGTGCGTGTCCGCACCGGAGAACGCGGCGCGGCCGCCATCTAG
- the thiC gene encoding phosphomethylpyrimidine synthase ThiC, whose amino-acid sequence MSTSNPQHSPAQNGQNAAAMAVTQSLKSHALAYVEDSGIRVPITEIALEPSPGGVANPPFRVYRTAGPGSDPVVGLAPFRRDWINGRGDTEPYSGRERTLLDDGKSAVRRGAASAEWQGAPPEPRRAVEGRTVTQMHYARQGIVTPEMRFVALRENCDAELVRREVAAGRAIIPSSINHPESEPMIIGKAFLVKINANIGNSAVTSSIAEEVDKLQWATQWGADTVMDLSTGDDIHTTREWIIRNSPVPIGTVPIYQALEKVNGEANALTWEIFRDTVIEQCEQGVDYMTIHAGVLLRYVPLTANRVTGIVSRGGSIMAGWCLAHHQENFLYTHFDELCEIFARYDVAFSLGDGLRPGSTADANDAAQFAELDTLAELTQRAWDFDVQVMVEGPGHVPFHLVRENVERQQELCKGAPFYTLGPLVTDIAPGYDHITSAIGATEIARYGTAMLCYVTPKEHLGLPNKDDVKTGVITYKIAAHAADLAKGHPGAHERDDALSKARFEFRWRDQFALSLDPVTAEAFHDETLPAEPAKTAHFCSMCGPKFCSMRISQDIRDEYGSADSQAALAQMAAGMREKSDEFLAAGGKVYLPEPTVGAQAQAQP is encoded by the coding sequence GTCGCATGCCCTGGCCTACGTCGAAGACAGCGGGATCCGCGTCCCCATAACCGAAATTGCCCTGGAGCCTTCCCCGGGCGGCGTCGCGAATCCTCCGTTCCGGGTGTACCGCACCGCCGGCCCGGGAAGCGACCCGGTGGTGGGCCTGGCCCCCTTCCGCCGGGACTGGATCAACGGGCGCGGGGACACGGAACCGTACAGCGGCCGGGAACGGACCCTGCTCGACGACGGGAAGTCCGCGGTTCGACGGGGTGCCGCCTCGGCGGAATGGCAGGGCGCACCTCCGGAGCCGCGCCGGGCCGTTGAAGGACGGACGGTGACCCAGATGCATTACGCCAGACAGGGCATCGTGACACCCGAGATGCGCTTCGTCGCGCTGCGAGAGAACTGCGACGCCGAGCTTGTCCGCCGCGAAGTGGCCGCGGGCCGGGCCATCATCCCGAGCAGCATCAACCACCCGGAGTCCGAGCCGATGATCATCGGGAAGGCGTTCCTGGTCAAGATCAATGCGAACATCGGCAACTCCGCGGTGACCAGCTCCATCGCTGAAGAAGTCGACAAGCTCCAATGGGCGACGCAGTGGGGTGCGGACACGGTGATGGACCTTTCGACCGGGGACGACATCCACACGACCCGCGAATGGATCATCCGCAATTCCCCCGTACCCATCGGCACGGTCCCGATTTACCAGGCACTGGAAAAGGTCAACGGCGAAGCAAACGCCCTGACCTGGGAGATCTTCCGTGACACGGTGATCGAACAGTGTGAGCAGGGCGTCGACTACATGACTATCCACGCCGGGGTGCTGCTGCGGTACGTCCCGCTGACCGCCAACCGGGTCACCGGCATCGTGTCCCGGGGCGGTTCCATCATGGCCGGGTGGTGCCTTGCGCACCATCAGGAGAACTTTCTCTACACGCATTTCGACGAGCTGTGCGAAATTTTCGCCCGCTACGACGTCGCCTTCTCTCTCGGCGACGGTCTGCGGCCGGGGTCGACGGCGGACGCCAACGACGCCGCGCAGTTTGCCGAACTGGACACCTTGGCGGAGCTCACGCAGCGGGCCTGGGACTTCGATGTCCAGGTCATGGTGGAAGGCCCGGGTCATGTGCCGTTCCACCTCGTCCGGGAAAACGTGGAGCGCCAGCAGGAACTCTGCAAGGGCGCGCCCTTCTACACCTTGGGGCCGCTGGTCACGGACATCGCACCGGGCTATGACCACATCACCTCGGCCATTGGCGCCACCGAGATCGCCCGTTACGGGACCGCCATGCTCTGCTACGTCACGCCGAAGGAGCATCTGGGGCTGCCGAACAAGGACGACGTGAAGACCGGCGTGATCACCTACAAGATCGCCGCGCATGCCGCCGACCTCGCCAAGGGTCACCCCGGGGCGCACGAACGTGACGATGCCCTGTCCAAGGCCCGGTTTGAATTCCGTTGGCGGGACCAGTTCGCGCTTTCCCTGGACCCGGTGACCGCCGAGGCATTCCACGACGAGACCCTGCCGGCGGAGCCCGCCAAGACAGCCCATTTCTGCTCGATGTGCGGGCCGAAGTTCTGCTCCATGCGGATCAGCCAGGATATCCGGGACGAATACGGTTCGGCGGATTCGCAGGCAGCGTTGGCCCAGATGGCGGCCGGAATGCGGGAGAAGAGTGACGAATTCCTGGCAGCCGGCGGCAAGGTCTACCTGCCCGAACCCACCGTGGGCGCACAGGCCCAGGCACAGCCCTAG
- a CDS encoding alpha/beta fold hydrolase: protein MFKQRVVFVHGAGSFGAAAWPKQHGMALSYDALFLRRHGFDRVAEPLETDFAADAGIVLRALADDGRGEAGGHVVAHSQGAIAAMMAAVERPDLVKSLSLVEPACFSLTAELPATAAHRALMQPLFDVRHQLGDEDFHREFVRRVFAAHAPVRGTVGAPAADDRREQRRLRLQAPPWDAPLQIVPGVPTLVLTGGWEPLYEEIAGYLRETGALHRTAPGGHRPQDSKEGDRVIRSFIADVNRSRHAQAS from the coding sequence ATGTTCAAGCAGCGCGTAGTTTTCGTCCACGGTGCCGGCAGTTTTGGCGCCGCAGCGTGGCCGAAGCAGCATGGCATGGCCTTGAGCTACGACGCCCTGTTCCTGCGGCGGCACGGTTTCGACCGCGTGGCCGAACCGCTGGAAACGGACTTCGCGGCTGACGCCGGCATTGTCTTGCGGGCCCTGGCCGACGACGGCCGCGGCGAGGCCGGCGGGCACGTGGTGGCCCACTCGCAGGGCGCCATCGCGGCCATGATGGCCGCCGTCGAACGTCCCGACCTCGTGAAGTCGCTCTCCCTGGTGGAACCCGCCTGCTTCTCACTGACCGCCGAATTGCCGGCGACGGCGGCGCACCGGGCCCTCATGCAGCCGCTCTTCGACGTCCGGCACCAACTTGGCGATGAGGACTTCCACCGCGAGTTCGTGCGCCGGGTCTTTGCCGCCCACGCCCCGGTCCGCGGAACCGTTGGCGCACCCGCGGCCGACGACCGGCGGGAACAGCGCCGGCTCCGTTTGCAGGCCCCGCCGTGGGACGCCCCGCTGCAGATTGTCCCGGGCGTCCCCACCCTGGTCCTCACCGGCGGCTGGGAACCGCTGTACGAGGAAATCGCCGGTTACCTGAGGGAGACCGGGGCCCTGCACCGCACCGCCCCGGGAGGGCACCGGCCGCAGGATTCGAAGGAAGGCGACCGTGTCATCAGATCCTTCATCGCCGACGTCAACCGCAGCCGACACGCCCAGGCTTCTTAG